One Cellulomonas sp. NS3 genomic region harbors:
- a CDS encoding ABC transporter ATP-binding protein, giving the protein MSTAPVIRAQDLLVGYGGEPVCAPVTFTLEPGSVLGLVGPNGSGKSTILRAVLGLLDPAGGMLQVFGAEVDEREVAYRTRVSSVLDDDAYFPALTVAEHLYLTARGHGVRGAQEVVDGILEEFGLAAHAASLPAALSSGQRRRLLLAAGFVRPRALLVLDEPEQRLDRRMQDALAQRLRDERAAGGAVLLATHDPGLLRAVADAAVLVGDDESPVLSADEAADVIAQAPR; this is encoded by the coding sequence GTGTCGACCGCGCCCGTGATCCGTGCCCAGGACCTGCTCGTCGGCTACGGCGGCGAACCGGTGTGCGCGCCCGTGACGTTCACGCTCGAGCCGGGCTCGGTGCTCGGGCTCGTCGGCCCGAACGGCTCCGGCAAGTCGACGATCCTGCGCGCGGTGCTCGGGCTGCTCGACCCGGCGGGCGGCATGCTGCAGGTGTTCGGGGCCGAGGTCGACGAGCGCGAGGTCGCGTACCGGACGCGGGTGTCGAGCGTGCTCGACGACGACGCGTACTTCCCGGCGCTCACCGTCGCCGAGCACCTGTACCTCACGGCCCGCGGCCACGGCGTGCGCGGCGCCCAGGAGGTCGTCGACGGGATCCTCGAGGAGTTCGGGCTCGCGGCGCACGCGGCGTCGCTGCCCGCGGCGCTCTCGTCGGGCCAGCGCCGGCGCCTCCTGCTCGCCGCGGGCTTCGTCCGCCCGCGCGCCCTGCTCGTGCTCGACGAGCCCGAGCAGCGGCTCGACCGCCGCATGCAGGACGCGCTCGCGCAGCGCCTGCGCGACGAGCGGGCCGCCGGCGGAGCGGTGCTGCTCGCGACGCACGATCCCGGGCTCCTGCGCGCCGTGGCCGACGCCGCCGTGCTGGTGGGCGACGACGAGTCGCCGGTGCTGAGCGCCGACGAGGCCGCGGACGTCATCGCGCAGGCGCCCCGGTGA
- a CDS encoding GAF domain-containing protein, translated as MTDAATRAPRPGGPADAARDNDVVTGDGLTDLLNAVLSVASGLDLRGVMERFVKVSAELTHARYGAINVLDARGASTTFVQTGMPTSIAEMMSNPPHSIGVLGRIPAHGVLLLDDLTRHPAFRGFPPDHPPMGSFLGAAVRVREQVYGYLYLSEKDGGFTRADAEVVVALAAAAGIAVANAQLYADAARREHWLRAGQDITTMLLSGVDEEEALEHIAATAREVAGADTAALALPGVGGELVIELADGHAAESLIGAVMPRDGRSWAVMDEGRGLLVESLSQSRVVRVAPMRAFGPALFAPLQTSGRGVGVLIVLRRIGSAPFEPSDLVTAESFAAQAALAFVLAEARHAQDVAALLDERERIARDLHDLAIQQLFATGMQLETVRRRAARGVDPSELMGIVEDALDNVDGSVRQIRQIVYALRDPDAATGLVERLRREASLARTGLGFAPSFVVSLDGTVVPDGDYIEADQLDARIGPDLTDDVVAVVREGLANAARHAQASSVSVRVSVRGSGPTGRVLVEVEDDGAGLAGRSDRRSGTGNLAARARQHGGTFSLGATPDGRGALLSWEAPLG; from the coding sequence ATGACCGACGCGGCGACGCGAGCGCCCCGGCCGGGTGGGCCGGCGGACGCGGCGCGGGACAACGACGTCGTCACCGGCGACGGCCTGACCGACCTGCTCAACGCCGTGCTCTCGGTCGCGAGCGGGCTCGACCTGCGCGGGGTCATGGAGCGCTTCGTCAAGGTCAGCGCCGAGCTCACGCACGCGCGCTACGGCGCGATCAACGTGCTCGACGCGCGCGGGGCGTCGACGACGTTCGTGCAGACCGGGATGCCCACGTCGATCGCCGAGATGATGAGCAACCCGCCGCACTCGATCGGCGTGCTCGGCCGCATCCCCGCGCACGGCGTCCTGCTGCTCGACGACCTCACGCGGCACCCCGCGTTCCGCGGCTTCCCGCCCGACCACCCGCCGATGGGCTCGTTCCTCGGGGCCGCCGTGCGCGTCCGCGAGCAGGTCTACGGCTACCTCTACCTGTCGGAGAAGGACGGCGGCTTCACGCGGGCGGACGCGGAGGTCGTCGTCGCGCTGGCCGCCGCCGCGGGCATCGCGGTCGCGAACGCGCAGCTCTACGCGGACGCCGCCCGCCGCGAGCACTGGCTGCGCGCGGGCCAGGACATCACGACGATGCTGCTCTCGGGCGTCGACGAGGAGGAGGCGCTCGAGCACATCGCAGCGACGGCACGCGAGGTCGCGGGCGCTGACACCGCCGCGCTCGCGCTCCCCGGGGTCGGCGGCGAGCTCGTCATCGAGCTCGCCGACGGGCACGCCGCCGAGAGCCTCATCGGCGCGGTCATGCCGCGTGACGGCCGGTCGTGGGCCGTGATGGACGAGGGCCGCGGCCTGCTCGTCGAGTCGCTCTCGCAGTCGCGCGTGGTGCGGGTCGCGCCGATGCGCGCGTTCGGGCCCGCGCTGTTCGCACCGCTGCAGACCTCGGGCCGCGGCGTCGGCGTGCTGATCGTGCTCCGCCGCATCGGCAGCGCGCCGTTCGAGCCGAGCGACCTCGTGACCGCGGAGTCGTTCGCCGCGCAGGCCGCCCTCGCGTTCGTGCTCGCCGAGGCGCGCCACGCGCAGGACGTCGCGGCGCTGCTCGACGAGCGCGAGCGGATCGCGCGCGACCTGCACGACCTCGCGATCCAGCAGCTCTTCGCGACCGGCATGCAGCTCGAGACGGTCCGCCGCCGGGCCGCGCGCGGCGTGGACCCCAGCGAGCTCATGGGCATCGTCGAGGACGCGCTCGACAACGTCGACGGCTCGGTCCGGCAGATCCGTCAGATCGTCTACGCGCTGCGCGACCCCGACGCGGCGACCGGGCTCGTCGAGCGCCTGCGCCGGGAGGCGTCGCTCGCGCGCACCGGGCTCGGCTTCGCGCCGTCGTTCGTCGTCTCGCTCGACGGCACCGTGGTGCCCGACGGCGACTACATCGAGGCCGACCAGCTCGACGCACGCATCGGCCCCGACCTCACCGACGACGTCGTCGCCGTGGTGCGCGAGGGTCTCGCGAACGCCGCCCGCCACGCGCAGGCGTCGTCGGTGTCGGTGCGCGTCTCGGTGCGGGGCTCGGGGCCCACCGGTCGGGTGCTCGTGGAGGTCGAGGACGACGGCGCCGGCCTCGCGGGCCGCAGCGACCGGCGGTCCGGCACGGGCAACCTCGCCGCGCGTGCCCGCCAGCACGGCGGCACCTTCAGCCTCGGCGCGACGCCCGACGGCCGCGGCGCGCTGCTCTCGTGGGAGGCGCCGCTCGGCTGA
- the rpmF gene encoding 50S ribosomal protein L32, whose protein sequence is MAVPKRKMSRSNTRARRSQWKTTATALATCPQCKAQTRPHTACPSCGAYNNRRYVEAIRSEHEVG, encoded by the coding sequence GTGGCTGTTCCGAAGCGCAAGATGTCGCGCAGCAACACCCGTGCGCGTCGGTCGCAGTGGAAGACCACTGCCACCGCGCTCGCCACCTGCCCGCAGTGCAAGGCGCAGACGCGCCCGCACACGGCGTGCCCGTCCTGCGGTGCGTACAACAACCGCCGCTACGTCGAGGCCATCCGTAGCGAGCACGAGGTCGGCTGA
- the coaD gene encoding pantetheine-phosphate adenylyltransferase → MTTAVCPGSFDPITLGHLDVVRRARAMFDEVVVGVASNSSKSALLGVEDRVRLAREAVADLGGVRVEPVVGLLADFVRAQGAVAVVKGLRGGADFDAELPMALMNRHLSGVETVFVVGDPALAHIASSLVKDVARFGGAVEDLVPPAVAQAVREALGVRPAPGRSTG, encoded by the coding sequence GTGACCACAGCCGTCTGTCCCGGGTCGTTCGACCCGATCACCCTCGGCCACCTCGACGTCGTGCGCCGCGCGCGCGCGATGTTCGACGAGGTCGTCGTCGGTGTCGCGAGCAACTCCTCGAAGTCGGCGCTGCTGGGCGTCGAGGACCGGGTGCGGCTGGCCCGCGAGGCGGTCGCCGACCTCGGCGGCGTGCGCGTCGAGCCGGTCGTCGGCCTGCTCGCCGACTTCGTGCGGGCGCAGGGAGCGGTCGCGGTGGTCAAGGGCCTGCGCGGCGGCGCCGACTTCGACGCCGAGCTGCCGATGGCGCTGATGAACCGGCACCTGTCGGGCGTCGAGACGGTGTTCGTCGTCGGCGACCCCGCGCTCGCGCACATCGCGTCGTCGCTCGTGAAGGACGTCGCGCGGTTCGGCGGCGCGGTCGAGGACCTCGTGCCCCCGGCCGTGGCCCAGGCGGTACGGGAGGCGCTGGGCGTGCGCCCGGCGCCGGGGAGGAGCACCGGATGA
- the mutM gene encoding bifunctional DNA-formamidopyrimidine glycosylase/DNA-(apurinic or apyrimidinic site) lyase, which yields MPELPEVETVRDGLARHVLGRTVAAVEVHRDYSVRRHVGGPLDLAGRLAGRRFEAAVRRGKFLWVVLDAPGTDRADAALLAHLGMSGQLLVRSAAELEQGAAHPHLRVRVRLSDGGALDFVDQRTFGHLAVTDLVPTPDGAPGGLGSDLPLLPGPAVHIARDLLDPALDREGLVRRLRARRTGLKRALLDQTLVSGIGNIYADEGLWRARLHYARPTETLRRPEVERALDGAAEVMRAALAQGGTSFDALYVNVNGQSGYFDRSLAVYGQVGEPCPRCGALVRRDEFMNRSSFTCPVCQPRPRNARF from the coding sequence GTGCCCGAGCTGCCCGAGGTCGAGACCGTCCGCGACGGCCTGGCCCGTCACGTGCTCGGTCGCACGGTCGCCGCGGTCGAGGTGCACCGCGACTACAGCGTGCGCCGCCACGTCGGCGGACCGCTCGACCTCGCGGGACGGCTCGCCGGACGCCGCTTCGAGGCGGCGGTGCGCCGCGGCAAGTTCCTCTGGGTCGTGCTCGACGCGCCCGGTACCGACCGCGCCGACGCCGCGCTGCTCGCGCACCTCGGGATGAGCGGCCAGCTGCTCGTGCGCTCGGCCGCGGAGCTCGAGCAGGGCGCCGCCCACCCGCACCTGCGCGTCCGCGTGCGCCTGTCCGACGGGGGCGCGCTCGACTTCGTGGACCAGCGGACGTTCGGGCACCTCGCGGTCACGGACCTCGTGCCGACCCCCGACGGCGCGCCGGGCGGCCTCGGCTCCGACCTGCCGCTGCTCCCCGGGCCCGCGGTGCACATCGCCCGCGACCTGCTCGACCCGGCGCTCGACCGGGAGGGCCTCGTGCGCCGCCTCCGAGCCCGGCGCACGGGGCTCAAGCGTGCGCTGCTCGACCAGACGCTGGTGTCGGGGATCGGCAACATCTACGCCGACGAGGGCCTGTGGCGCGCACGTCTGCACTACGCGCGCCCGACCGAGACGCTCCGGCGCCCGGAGGTCGAGCGGGCGCTCGACGGCGCGGCCGAGGTGATGCGGGCGGCGCTCGCGCAGGGCGGCACGAGCTTCGACGCGCTCTACGTCAACGTCAACGGGCAGTCCGGGTACTTCGACCGGTCGCTCGCGGTGTACGGGCAGGTGGGCGAGCCGTGCCCGCGCTGCGGGGCGCTCGTCCGGCGCGACGAGTTCATGAACCGCTCGTCGTTCACCTGCCCGGTGTGCCAGCCGCGGCCCCGCAACGCGCGGTTCTGA
- a CDS encoding phosphoglycerate dehydrogenase, whose protein sequence is MTTVLIPTGLDLDPVLPDGVEAAWYDPREPVPEEHVDAEVLVVWASPARVLEDAARRLHRLRWVQTFAAGPDAVLGAGFADDVVVTSGRGLHDDPVAEHTLALVLAGIRALPDLVRAQDEHRWASELTGHHPGRPADALRTLSGAHVLVWGFGSIATRLAPLLTALGAHVTGVATTAGERAGYPVLAASEVGRVLPTTDVLIAILPATEATRHAIDADVLSRLPRHAWVVNVGRGSTLDEAALVDALRGDRLGGAALDVFETEPLPADSPLWSERRVLLTPHAAGGRPVDPGGLLSENLALFVAGRPLRNTVER, encoded by the coding sequence ATGACGACCGTGCTGATCCCGACCGGGCTCGACCTCGACCCGGTGCTCCCCGACGGGGTCGAGGCGGCCTGGTACGACCCGCGCGAGCCCGTCCCCGAGGAGCACGTCGACGCCGAGGTGCTCGTCGTCTGGGCGAGCCCCGCCCGCGTGCTCGAGGACGCGGCGCGCCGCCTGCACCGGCTGCGCTGGGTCCAGACGTTCGCCGCCGGGCCCGACGCCGTGCTGGGCGCGGGCTTCGCGGACGACGTCGTCGTCACCTCGGGCCGCGGCCTGCACGACGACCCCGTCGCGGAGCACACGCTCGCCCTGGTCCTCGCGGGGATCCGCGCGCTGCCCGACCTGGTGCGCGCGCAGGACGAGCACCGGTGGGCGAGCGAGCTGACCGGCCACCACCCCGGGCGGCCCGCCGACGCGCTGCGTACGCTGTCGGGCGCGCACGTCCTCGTCTGGGGCTTCGGGTCCATCGCGACGCGGCTCGCCCCGCTCCTGACCGCGCTCGGCGCGCACGTCACCGGGGTCGCGACCACCGCCGGCGAGCGCGCCGGCTACCCCGTCCTCGCGGCGTCCGAGGTCGGCCGCGTGCTGCCCACCACCGACGTGCTGATCGCGATCCTCCCGGCGACGGAGGCGACCCGGCACGCGATCGACGCGGACGTGCTCTCCCGGCTCCCCCGGCACGCGTGGGTCGTCAACGTCGGGCGCGGCTCGACGCTCGACGAGGCGGCGCTGGTCGACGCGCTGCGCGGCGACCGGCTCGGCGGCGCGGCGCTCGACGTCTTCGAGACCGAGCCCCTGCCCGCCGACTCGCCGCTGTGGTCGGAGCGCCGCGTCCTCCTCACTCCGCACGCCGCGGGCGGGCGTCCGGTGGACCCGGGCGGGCTGCTGTCGGAGAACCTCGCGCTGTTCGTCGCCGGCCGGCCGCTGCGCAACACCGTCGAGCGCTGA
- a CDS encoding YceD family protein gives MTGTWTVQRATHLDPRSPFVLDTHELGRRPGSMRTVQRTVPAPEDLGTDVIGILAGSDLELDLRLEAVMEGVLVSGSVRGRAVGECVRCLEEVVEDVDVTFQELYVYPERAAVAVEDGDDDEDVRELEGDLVDLEPALRDTVVPVLPFQPLCGPDCPGLCSECGARLADDPDHTHEILDPRWAALGGLTSTQDDTKES, from the coding sequence ATGACGGGAACCTGGACCGTGCAGCGCGCGACACACCTCGATCCCCGCTCGCCGTTCGTGCTCGACACCCACGAGCTCGGCCGACGTCCGGGATCGATGCGGACCGTGCAGCGGACCGTCCCGGCGCCCGAGGACCTCGGTACCGACGTGATCGGCATCCTCGCCGGGAGCGACCTCGAGCTGGATCTGCGGCTCGAGGCGGTCATGGAGGGGGTCCTGGTCTCCGGATCCGTCCGCGGCCGGGCGGTCGGGGAGTGCGTGCGCTGCCTGGAGGAGGTCGTCGAGGACGTCGACGTCACCTTCCAGGAGCTCTACGTCTACCCCGAGCGTGCCGCCGTCGCGGTCGAGGACGGCGACGACGACGAGGACGTGCGTGAGCTCGAGGGCGACCTGGTCGACCTCGAGCCTGCGCTGCGCGACACGGTGGTCCCTGTGCTGCCGTTCCAACCGCTGTGCGGGCCCGACTGCCCAGGACTGTGCTCCGAGTGCGGAGCACGCCTGGCGGACGACCCGGACCACACGCATGAGATCCTTGACCCTCGGTGGGCCGCGCTCGGTGGCCTGACGAGCACGCAAGACGACACGAAAGAGAGCTAG
- a CDS encoding response regulator, which translates to MTPPAANDRPISVMIVDDHEVVRRGIAEVVERAEGMTVIAEAGSVADGVRRAGLVRPQILLVDLQLPDGTGIDLMTQVRATQPDVKAVVLTSFDDDDALAAALEAGASAYLLKSVRGAEITEVIKAVASGRTLLDERTVTRRRAGHEDPTENLTPSELKVLDLIGEGMSNREIAERLGVAEKTVKNHITSLLAKMGLQRRTQVAAWVAARKHSGWRAETGH; encoded by the coding sequence ATGACACCGCCCGCCGCGAACGACCGCCCCATCAGCGTCATGATCGTCGACGACCACGAGGTGGTGCGGAGGGGCATCGCGGAGGTCGTGGAACGGGCCGAGGGCATGACCGTGATCGCCGAGGCCGGCTCGGTCGCGGACGGCGTGCGGCGCGCGGGGCTCGTGCGCCCGCAGATCCTGCTCGTCGACCTGCAGCTGCCCGACGGCACCGGGATCGACCTCATGACCCAGGTCCGCGCGACGCAGCCGGACGTCAAGGCCGTCGTCCTCACGTCCTTCGACGACGACGACGCCCTCGCCGCCGCGCTCGAGGCAGGCGCGTCCGCGTACCTGCTCAAGAGCGTCCGCGGCGCCGAGATCACCGAGGTCATCAAGGCCGTCGCCTCGGGCCGCACGCTGCTCGACGAGCGCACCGTGACGCGCCGCCGTGCGGGCCACGAGGACCCGACGGAGAACCTCACGCCGAGCGAGCTCAAGGTGCTCGACCTCATCGGCGAGGGCATGTCCAACCGGGAGATCGCCGAGCGGCTCGGGGTCGCGGAGAAGACGGTCAAGAACCACATCACGTCGCTGCTCGCGAAGATGGGCCTCCAGCGGCGCACCCAGGTGGCCGCGTGGGTCGCCGCGCGCAAGCACAGCGGCTGGCGCGCCGAGACGGGTCACTGA
- a CDS encoding DUF6297 family protein: MSGATEVGRFEVGELPRGRSIRRFTSATTNQRAGAGIGELLGDVYYAAIMAAIGIGIALGVTGTLREALPEAGSASGPTVWSLPGLSLSALVVAVVVGLAGVVLSLSGRLGPVSAGGPEATWWLPLPVERRGLLRPAVARVPAGAALVTGVVVGVLDAGVLAAPGGRVLSTVLAAALGAAVVVLGASLAQTLDVSRRATSVAGDLVLAGAVVLAVASGVAGWRPAGLPAVSPLTLVGLVAVAGALVVAVDRRLERIPSRSLRAGGAVASQAVGAVVSLDTRELGRVLTDASLPRRRRASRLRLVRGPSSALVVADALVVLRSPRRLVLLLATALVPALVGTAPELAGPVGFAIALVVGGFVATTTAAEGARRAEMAPVLDRLLPLGARDVRLLRMVVPAVAMAAWSLVAFGVVGLWHQDVPGWLALGVAAVPVWAGAAVRAAYRPAPDWSAPLIATPMGAIPTGVTSVLARGPDVLVLGLVPVLVSVFLGRVHPEVVVVQTALSLVVVAVATSTRTLAERLGLSGDTPPAPAGGAR, encoded by the coding sequence GTGAGCGGCGCGACCGAGGTCGGCCGCTTCGAGGTCGGCGAGCTCCCGCGCGGCCGCTCGATCCGCCGGTTCACGTCCGCGACCACGAACCAGCGTGCGGGCGCCGGGATCGGGGAGCTGCTGGGCGACGTCTACTACGCGGCGATCATGGCCGCGATCGGCATCGGCATCGCCCTGGGGGTCACGGGCACGCTGCGGGAGGCGCTGCCCGAGGCGGGGAGCGCGTCGGGCCCCACCGTGTGGTCGCTGCCGGGGCTCAGCCTGTCCGCGCTCGTCGTCGCGGTCGTCGTCGGGCTCGCCGGTGTGGTGCTCTCGCTGTCCGGGCGGCTCGGGCCGGTGAGCGCGGGCGGTCCGGAGGCGACGTGGTGGCTCCCGCTGCCCGTCGAGCGGCGCGGGCTGCTGCGGCCCGCCGTGGCGCGCGTCCCCGCCGGTGCCGCGCTCGTGACCGGCGTCGTGGTGGGGGTGCTCGACGCGGGCGTGCTCGCCGCCCCGGGGGGACGGGTCCTCTCGACGGTGCTCGCGGCCGCGCTCGGCGCGGCCGTCGTGGTGCTCGGGGCGTCGCTGGCGCAGACCCTCGACGTCTCGCGCCGGGCCACCTCCGTCGCCGGCGACCTCGTGCTCGCCGGTGCGGTGGTCCTCGCGGTGGCGAGCGGGGTTGCGGGGTGGCGTCCCGCCGGGCTGCCCGCGGTCTCGCCGCTCACGCTCGTCGGGCTCGTGGCCGTCGCCGGCGCGCTCGTCGTCGCGGTGGACCGCCGCCTCGAGCGGATCCCGTCGCGCTCGCTGCGCGCGGGCGGCGCCGTCGCGAGCCAGGCCGTCGGCGCGGTCGTCTCGCTCGACACGCGCGAGCTCGGACGGGTGCTCACCGACGCGTCGCTGCCCCGCCGCCGGCGCGCGTCCCGGCTGCGGCTCGTGCGCGGCCCGTCCTCGGCGCTCGTCGTGGCGGACGCGCTCGTCGTGCTGCGCTCGCCGCGCCGGCTCGTGCTGCTCCTCGCGACCGCCCTGGTCCCCGCGCTCGTCGGCACGGCCCCCGAGCTGGCGGGTCCCGTCGGGTTCGCGATCGCGCTCGTCGTCGGCGGCTTCGTCGCGACGACCACAGCGGCGGAGGGGGCGCGGCGGGCGGAGATGGCGCCCGTGCTCGACCGGCTGCTGCCCCTCGGGGCGCGCGACGTGCGGCTCCTGCGCATGGTCGTGCCCGCGGTCGCGATGGCCGCGTGGTCGCTCGTCGCGTTCGGCGTCGTGGGGCTGTGGCACCAGGACGTGCCCGGCTGGCTGGCGCTCGGCGTCGCCGCGGTGCCGGTGTGGGCGGGCGCGGCGGTCCGGGCGGCGTACCGGCCCGCGCCCGACTGGTCGGCCCCGCTGATCGCGACCCCCATGGGCGCGATCCCGACCGGCGTCACCTCGGTGCTCGCGCGCGGTCCCGACGTGCTCGTGCTGGGCCTGGTCCCGGTGCTGGTGAGCGTGTTCCTCGGGCGCGTGCACCCGGAGGTGGTCGTGGTCCAGACGGCCCTGAGCCTCGTGGTCGTGGCCGTCGCCACGAGCACCCGGACGCTCGCGGAGCGGCTGGGCCTGTCCGGCGACACCCCGCCGGCGCCGGCCGGGGGTGCGCGGTGA
- the rsmD gene encoding 16S rRNA (guanine(966)-N(2))-methyltransferase RsmD — protein sequence MTRVVAGTVGGRSLEVPPKGTRPTSERVREALFSRLGHLGVLDGARVLDLYAGSGALGIEAVSRGAVHATLVEHARVAADVCRRNARALGLTDRVAVVAERAERFVGRAAVAPWDLVLVDPPYDVSDEDLAQVLLGVTGSLDPDAVVVVERAARSTEPTWPAGLERFDVRAYGDTRVWFAEPAHPGADGGAGDPAAPGD from the coding sequence GTGACGCGGGTCGTCGCGGGGACGGTCGGCGGCCGCAGCCTCGAGGTCCCGCCCAAGGGCACCCGCCCGACCAGCGAGCGCGTGCGCGAGGCGCTCTTCTCCCGCCTCGGGCACCTGGGCGTGCTCGACGGCGCGCGCGTGCTCGACCTCTACGCGGGCTCGGGCGCGCTCGGCATCGAGGCGGTGAGCAGGGGAGCGGTGCACGCGACGCTCGTCGAGCACGCGCGGGTCGCGGCGGACGTGTGCCGCCGCAACGCCCGGGCGCTCGGGCTCACCGACCGGGTCGCGGTCGTCGCCGAGCGGGCCGAGCGGTTCGTCGGTCGCGCCGCCGTCGCACCGTGGGACCTCGTGCTCGTCGACCCGCCCTACGACGTGTCCGACGAGGACCTCGCCCAGGTCCTCCTCGGCGTGACCGGCTCGCTCGACCCGGACGCCGTGGTGGTCGTCGAGCGCGCGGCACGGAGCACCGAGCCGACCTGGCCCGCGGGCCTCGAGCGCTTCGACGTGCGCGCGTACGGCGACACGCGCGTGTGGTTCGCCGAGCCGGCGCACCCGGGCGCGGACGGCGGCGCGGGCGACCCGGCGGCTCCGGGTGACTGA